A window of Halopseudomonas sabulinigri genomic DNA:
AAGGCTTCGCCTCGCGCTGCGTGTTCCACGAGGGTTACCTGGAGTCGTTGCCGACTGCCGCGCCGCACGACGCCGCCACCTGTTTTCTGGTGTCCCAGTTCATCCTCGACACCGGCGAGCGTTCGCAGTTTTTTGCCGGGATCGCCAACCGCCTCAAGCCCGGTGGGTTGCTGGCCAGCTCTGACCTGGCGGCTGATGTTGATTCGCCCGAATACGAAGTTCTGCTGCGCGCCTGGATGAACATGATGGCCGCTGCCGAGCTTACCCCAGAGAACCTGCAACGCATGCGCACCGCCTATGCCAACGACGTGGGCGTGCTCCCGCCGGCCACAGTGGCGTCCATCCTTGCTGCAGGCGGTTTCGAGTTGCCGGTGCTGTTCTTTCAGGCCGGGTTGATTCACGCCTGGCTTTCCAGGCGAGCTTGAGTCGCTGCCACGCTGATCCGCCGCGGCCCCCGCTGCAGGCGAGCTAAAGCGCCCGACCTCCTGCTGGCTCGCAATGCCCGGTTTAGCGCAGCCGCACGCTTTGCGAGCCTCGAAAAGCGGGCCCATACCCATCAATCACGACCACTTATAAGTTAGAAAAATCAGCCGGCCATCCGCGCTCGCCCCTAAGATATCCAAACAACAATAAGACGGAGCATAGGAATGAAAAAAGGGATCATCTCGATAGCACTGCTACTGGTGCTGGCCTGCGGCATTTTTTGGGCAACCGCCGACCAGGATATGCGCCGGCTGGCCTTGAACCTGCCGACCGATACCAACGTACTGTTCTGGTCCAGCGAGCAGCGCGATGCCGGCTTCCGCGCCATGGACCGCCTACCGATTCTAAGCCAGTCCCGCGTGATTGCGGCCGGCAATAGTGTTTACCCGCTGCCCGCAGGCGCGCCGCTGGATATTGGCGTAGACGTGGATGCCTTTATGCACGAGCAGCACGCGGCGGCCTTGGTGATTGTGCACAACGGCAAGGTGCGGCTTGAGCAATACGGATTGGACTTTGGCCCCGAGGGCCGCTGGACCAGTTTCTCGGTGGCCAAGTCCTTTACCTCCACCCTGGTCGGTGCCGCCATTCAGGATGGTTACATCAACAGCATCGACGACATGGTCTCGGACTACATCCCCGACCTGAAGGGTTCGGCCTACGATAACGTCACCATCAAGCAACTGCTGACCATGACCTCCGGCGTGGCCTGGAACGAGGACTACGCAGACCCGCAGTCAGACGTAGCGCGCTTTAACTCACACCAAGCCGAGCCCGGCGTGGATGTGACCGTAAGCTATATGCGCCAATTGAAAGCCGAGGCAGAACCCGGCACCAAGTGGGTATATAAAACCGGCGAAACCAATCTGATTGGTGTGCTGGCCAGTTCCGCCGCCAACAAACCACTGGCGGACTACCTCTCGGAAAAGGTCTGGAAACCCTTTGGCATGCAGCAAGACGCCACCTGGCTGTTGGGCTCGACCGGACACGAGATCAGTGGTTGCTGTGTGCAGGCTGCCACCCGCGACTTCGCCCGCTTTGGCCTGTTCATGCTGGGCGGCGGTGTGGCTGGCGGCGATCAGGTGCTGCCCGAGGGCTGGATCGCCGAAGCCACCACCAGGCAGGCCGACATAGGCGCGCCCGGCCGCGGCTACGGCTATCAGTGGTGGACGCTGGATGATGGCGCCTACATCGCCCAGGGGATTTTCGGCCAGGGCATCTTTATCGACCCCAACCGCCAGCTGGTGATCGCCTCCAACGGCAACTGGCCGCAGGCCACCGACGCCCAGGGTGGCGATCAGAGTAAACAGCGCCTGGCCTTTTACCGACAGGTACAACAGGCTATAGATAACGAGAACCAGCCCTGAACCTCACCCAGCCCGGACGGTTAAGACCATGAAA
This region includes:
- a CDS encoding class I SAM-dependent methyltransferase gives rise to the protein MRQDEIKALFDQQAASYDSQWAKTAPIRHCLHLLLESQFAALPRDAQILCVGVGTGAELAHLASKNPGWRFTAVEPSGPMLNLCRERAQAEGFASRCVFHEGYLESLPTAAPHDAATCFLVSQFILDTGERSQFFAGIANRLKPGGLLASSDLAADVDSPEYEVLLRAWMNMMAAAELTPENLQRMRTAYANDVGVLPPATVASILAAGGFELPVLFFQAGLIHAWLSRRA
- a CDS encoding serine hydrolase domain-containing protein; the protein is MKKGIISIALLLVLACGIFWATADQDMRRLALNLPTDTNVLFWSSEQRDAGFRAMDRLPILSQSRVIAAGNSVYPLPAGAPLDIGVDVDAFMHEQHAAALVIVHNGKVRLEQYGLDFGPEGRWTSFSVAKSFTSTLVGAAIQDGYINSIDDMVSDYIPDLKGSAYDNVTIKQLLTMTSGVAWNEDYADPQSDVARFNSHQAEPGVDVTVSYMRQLKAEAEPGTKWVYKTGETNLIGVLASSAANKPLADYLSEKVWKPFGMQQDATWLLGSTGHEISGCCVQAATRDFARFGLFMLGGGVAGGDQVLPEGWIAEATTRQADIGAPGRGYGYQWWTLDDGAYIAQGIFGQGIFIDPNRQLVIASNGNWPQATDAQGGDQSKQRLAFYRQVQQAIDNENQP